A portion of the Streptomyces erythrochromogenes genome contains these proteins:
- a CDS encoding dipeptidase, whose amino-acid sequence MSDTQPDSVVRTYIDTHRAAFLDDLAEWLRIPSVSAQPEHADDVRRSAEWLAAKLKETGFPVAEVWETGGAPAVHAHWPSEDPDAPTVLVYGHHDVQPAALADGWHTDPFEPVVQGGRMYARGAADDKGQVFFHTLGVRAHLAAAGAAAPAVHLKLIVEGEEESGSAHFRELVEARAAELAADVVIVSDTGMWSETTPTVCTGMRGVADCEIDLHGPDQDIHSGAFGGAVPNPATAAARLVAALHDADGKVTVPGFYDGIAELTDAERALIAELPFDESEWLRTAKSHAAAGEAGYSTLERVWARPTAEVNGIGGGYQGPGGKTIVPSSAHVKLSFRLVSGQDPYEVEAAVREWVAARIPDGIRHSITFGAPTRPCLTPLDHPALQSVVRSMGRAFGQKIRFTREGGSGPAADLQDVLGAPVLFLGISVPSDGWHAPNEKVELDLLLKGVETAAYLWGDLADGLRGHRTPRTPA is encoded by the coding sequence ATGAGCGACACCCAGCCGGACAGCGTCGTCCGCACGTACATCGACACCCACCGCGCCGCGTTCCTCGACGACCTGGCCGAGTGGCTGCGCATCCCCTCCGTCTCGGCCCAGCCCGAGCACGCGGACGACGTGCGCCGCAGCGCCGAATGGCTCGCGGCGAAGCTCAAGGAGACCGGCTTCCCGGTCGCCGAGGTCTGGGAGACCGGCGGCGCCCCCGCCGTCCACGCGCACTGGCCGAGCGAGGACCCGGACGCCCCGACCGTCCTCGTGTACGGCCACCACGACGTGCAGCCCGCCGCCCTCGCCGACGGCTGGCACACCGACCCGTTCGAGCCGGTGGTCCAGGGCGGCCGCATGTACGCGCGCGGCGCCGCCGACGACAAGGGCCAGGTGTTCTTCCACACCCTGGGCGTGCGGGCGCACCTGGCGGCCGCCGGCGCCGCCGCCCCCGCCGTGCACCTGAAGCTGATCGTCGAGGGCGAGGAGGAGTCCGGCTCCGCCCACTTCCGCGAGCTCGTCGAGGCCCGCGCCGCCGAGCTCGCCGCCGACGTCGTGATCGTCTCCGACACCGGCATGTGGTCCGAGACCACCCCCACCGTCTGCACCGGCATGCGGGGCGTCGCCGACTGCGAGATCGACCTTCACGGTCCCGACCAGGACATCCACTCCGGCGCCTTCGGCGGAGCCGTGCCCAACCCGGCCACCGCCGCCGCCCGCCTGGTCGCGGCCCTGCACGACGCCGACGGCAAGGTCACCGTCCCCGGCTTCTACGACGGCATCGCCGAGCTCACCGACGCGGAGCGCGCGCTCATCGCCGAGCTGCCCTTCGACGAGTCCGAGTGGCTGCGTACGGCCAAGTCCCACGCGGCGGCCGGCGAGGCCGGCTACTCCACCCTGGAGCGGGTCTGGGCCCGCCCGACGGCCGAGGTCAACGGTATCGGCGGCGGCTACCAGGGCCCCGGCGGGAAGACCATCGTGCCCTCCTCCGCCCACGTGAAGCTGTCGTTCCGCCTGGTGTCCGGGCAGGACCCGTACGAGGTCGAGGCGGCCGTCAGGGAATGGGTCGCGGCCCGGATCCCGGACGGGATCCGCCACTCCATCACCTTCGGCGCACCGACCCGCCCGTGCCTGACCCCGCTGGACCACCCCGCCCTGCAGTCCGTCGTACGGTCCATGGGCCGGGCCTTCGGCCAGAAGATCCGCTTCACCCGCGAGGGCGGCTCCGGACCCGCGGCCGACCTCCAGGACGTCCTCGGCGCGCCCGTCCTCTTCCTCGGCATCTCGGTGCCGTCCGACGGCTGGCACGCGCCGAACGAGAAGGTCGAGCTGGACCTGCTGCTCAAGGGCGTCGAGACGGCCGCGTACCTCTGGGGGGACCTGGCCGACGGCCTCCGCGGCCACCGCACGCCCCGCACACCCGCCTGA
- a CDS encoding ATP-dependent DNA helicase — MSARASVLSDPEQLKELLGIPFTPEQMACVTAPAAPQVVVAGAGSGKTTVMAARVVWLVGTGAVAPEQVLGLTFTNKAAGELSERVRTALARAGITDPDPSPADAAAAGGEPRISTYHAFAGQLLKDHGLRIGLEPSSRLLADATRFQLAAKVLRDAPGPYPSLTKSVPDLVGDLLALDAELSEHLVDPERLRLHDTALLDVLAGTRLTNEDLRKVPEAVRGRLELLELVGRYRAAKRSRDLFDFSDQIALSAQLATTRPEVGALLREEFRVVLLDEYQDTSVAQRLLLSGLFGAGSGHAVTAVGDPCQAIYGWRGASVANLDDFPEHFPHADGTPATRLSLSENRRSGGRLLDLANGLAAPLRAMHEGVEALRPAPGAERAGQVRCALLETHAQELDWVADSVAHLVRTGTEPREIAVLCRSAGDFAQIQAVLVDRDVPVEVVGLSGLLHLPEVADLVAVCEVLQDPGANASLVRLLIGPRWRIGARDLALLGRRARLLVGRTPAGADPDERLAAAVEGVDPAEIVSLADALETFLDGAGQTPDDLPFSAEARVRFAHLAQELRDLRRSLADPLMDVLHRVLSATGLEVELSASPHALAARRRETLSNFMDVAAGFAALDGEASLLAFLAFLRTAAQYEKGLDHALPGGENTVKVLTAHKSKGLEWDVVVVPDLCAGSFPKEKAPEAWTSYAKVLPYALRGDAPTLPADPAWTSAGLKSFKAALKHHKSVEELRLGYVTFTRPRSLLLASGHWWGPTQKKRRGPSEFLTALYEHCVAGFGEIDAWADEPEPSAENPALAGGSTAEHSWPLPLDPHSLTLRREAAALVESYLATQPPPEPDDAYLWPPDCEDPAYDDEPWPADPGPAEGWDPDPLRGDPGPAGGGDDPWDDADRAAGPGPRAVPRPRDSWADEAWAADPAAQPGVPDVPAAEQHSVPRPGGSRSADPAARPGPPGPGGGGAVAPAGGQGLSGGPAGGVRLTPEEARAIASWDRDLDALEGELRRARAAVRDVELPPALSASQLLRLAADEQGFVRDLARPMPKPPQPAARQGTRFHAWVESRFDELPLPFLDVLDPVADLPGADSGQEIADEADLDALKAAFERSPYADRPPHRMEAPVQLTLAGRVIRGRIDAVYKATDENGDDAYEIVDWKTGRTTEADPLQLAVYRLAWAEATNTPLDRVAAAFLHVRSGRVIRPRNLPGRARLERILQGESGPDGDHQADG; from the coding sequence GTGTCCGCGCGTGCATCCGTACTGAGCGATCCCGAGCAGCTCAAAGAGCTCCTCGGGATCCCTTTCACGCCCGAACAGATGGCCTGCGTCACCGCCCCGGCCGCCCCGCAGGTCGTCGTCGCCGGCGCCGGATCCGGCAAGACCACCGTCATGGCCGCCCGCGTGGTCTGGCTCGTCGGCACCGGCGCGGTCGCGCCCGAGCAGGTCCTCGGCCTCACCTTCACCAACAAGGCCGCCGGCGAACTGTCCGAGCGCGTACGCACCGCCCTGGCCCGGGCCGGCATCACCGACCCGGACCCCTCCCCGGCCGACGCCGCGGCGGCCGGCGGGGAGCCGCGCATCTCCACCTACCACGCCTTCGCCGGCCAGCTCCTCAAGGACCACGGCCTGCGCATCGGCCTGGAGCCCAGCTCCCGCCTCCTCGCCGACGCCACCCGCTTCCAGCTCGCCGCGAAGGTGCTGCGCGACGCCCCCGGCCCGTACCCCTCGCTCACCAAGTCCGTCCCCGACCTCGTCGGAGACCTCCTCGCCCTCGACGCGGAGCTCTCCGAGCACCTGGTCGACCCCGAGCGGCTGCGCCTCCACGACACCGCGCTGCTGGACGTGCTCGCCGGCACCCGGCTCACCAACGAGGACCTGCGCAAGGTCCCCGAGGCCGTGCGCGGCCGCCTCGAACTGCTGGAGCTCGTCGGCCGCTACCGGGCCGCCAAGCGCTCCCGCGACCTCTTCGACTTCAGCGACCAGATAGCCCTCTCCGCGCAGCTCGCCACGACCCGGCCCGAGGTCGGCGCGCTGCTGCGCGAGGAGTTCCGGGTGGTCCTGCTCGACGAGTACCAGGACACCTCCGTCGCACAGCGGCTGCTGCTGTCCGGCCTGTTCGGCGCGGGCTCCGGCCACGCCGTCACCGCCGTCGGCGACCCCTGCCAGGCGATCTACGGCTGGCGCGGGGCCTCCGTGGCCAACCTCGACGACTTCCCCGAGCACTTCCCGCACGCCGACGGCACCCCCGCCACCCGCCTCTCCCTCAGCGAGAACCGGCGCAGCGGCGGCCGCCTCCTGGACCTCGCCAACGGGCTCGCCGCCCCGCTGCGCGCCATGCACGAGGGAGTGGAGGCACTGCGCCCGGCGCCCGGGGCGGAGCGCGCCGGGCAGGTCCGCTGCGCCCTGCTGGAGACCCACGCCCAGGAGCTCGACTGGGTCGCCGACTCCGTCGCCCATCTCGTGCGCACGGGCACGGAGCCGCGCGAGATCGCCGTCCTGTGCCGGTCCGCCGGTGACTTCGCGCAGATCCAGGCCGTGCTGGTGGACCGGGACGTGCCGGTGGAGGTCGTCGGCCTGTCCGGGCTGCTGCACCTGCCCGAGGTCGCCGACCTCGTGGCCGTCTGCGAGGTCCTCCAGGACCCTGGCGCCAACGCCTCCCTCGTCCGGCTCCTCATCGGCCCGCGCTGGCGGATCGGCGCGCGCGACCTGGCCCTGCTGGGCCGCCGGGCGCGGCTGCTGGTGGGCCGGACGCCGGCCGGGGCCGACCCCGACGAACGGCTGGCGGCGGCCGTGGAGGGCGTGGACCCGGCCGAGATCGTGTCCCTGGCCGACGCCCTGGAGACCTTCCTCGACGGCGCCGGACAGACCCCGGACGACCTCCCCTTCTCCGCGGAGGCCCGAGTCCGCTTCGCGCACCTCGCGCAGGAGCTCCGCGACCTGCGCCGGTCCCTCGCCGACCCGCTGATGGACGTCCTGCACCGGGTGCTGTCCGCCACCGGCCTCGAAGTGGAACTGTCCGCCTCCCCGCACGCGCTGGCGGCCCGCCGGCGCGAGACCCTGTCGAACTTCATGGACGTCGCGGCCGGTTTCGCCGCGCTCGACGGCGAAGCCTCGCTGCTTGCCTTCCTGGCGTTCCTGCGCACGGCCGCCCAGTACGAGAAGGGCCTCGACCACGCCCTGCCGGGCGGCGAGAACACCGTGAAGGTCCTCACCGCCCACAAGTCCAAGGGCCTGGAGTGGGACGTGGTGGTGGTCCCCGACCTGTGCGCGGGCTCCTTCCCGAAGGAGAAGGCCCCGGAAGCCTGGACCTCGTACGCGAAGGTCCTCCCGTACGCGCTGCGCGGCGACGCCCCCACCCTGCCCGCGGACCCGGCCTGGACCTCGGCCGGCCTGAAGTCCTTCAAGGCCGCCCTCAAGCACCACAAGTCGGTGGAGGAGCTCCGCCTCGGCTACGTGACCTTCACCCGGCCGCGGTCCCTGCTGCTGGCCTCGGGCCACTGGTGGGGCCCGACCCAGAAGAAGCGCCGCGGCCCGTCGGAGTTCCTCACCGCGCTGTACGAGCACTGCGTCGCCGGCTTCGGCGAGATCGACGCCTGGGCGGACGAGCCCGAGCCGTCCGCGGAGAACCCGGCCCTCGCGGGCGGATCCACGGCCGAGCACTCCTGGCCGCTCCCGCTCGACCCGCACTCCCTCACCCTGCGCCGCGAGGCCGCCGCGCTGGTCGAGTCCTACCTGGCGACCCAGCCCCCGCCCGAACCGGACGACGCCTACCTGTGGCCCCCGGACTGCGAGGACCCCGCCTACGACGACGAGCCCTGGCCCGCCGACCCCGGCCCCGCCGAGGGCTGGGACCCCGACCCCCTCCGGGGCGACCCCGGACCGGCGGGCGGGGGCGACGACCCCTGGGACGACGCCGACCGGGCCGCGGGCCCGGGCCCCCGTGCCGTGCCCCGGCCCCGGGACTCGTGGGCCGACGAGGCCTGGGCCGCCGACCCCGCGGCGCAGCCGGGCGTGCCCGACGTGCCCGCGGCCGAGCAGCACTCCGTGCCGCGGCCCGGTGGCTCGCGGTCCGCCGACCCGGCGGCCCGGCCCGGCCCGCCCGGCCCCGGCGGCGGGGGCGCCGTGGCCCCGGCCGGGGGCCAGGGCCTCTCGGGCGGCCCCGCCGGAGGCGTGCGGCTCACGCCCGAGGAGGCGCGGGCGATCGCCTCCTGGGACCGGGACCTCGACGCCCTGGAGGGCGAGCTCCGCCGTGCCCGCGCGGCCGTCCGCGACGTGGAGCTGCCCCCCGCCCTCTCCGCCAGCCAGCTGCTCCGGCTCGCCGCCGACGAGCAGGGCTTCGTGCGCGACCTCGCCCGCCCCATGCCCAAGCCCCCGCAGCCCGCGGCCCGCCAGGGCACCCGCTTCCACGCCTGGGTCGAGTCCCGCTTCGACGAGCTCCCGCTCCCCTTCCTCGACGTCCTCGACCCCGTCGCCGACCTCCCCGGCGCCGACTCCGGCCAGGAGATCGCCGACGAGGCCGACCTCGACGCCCTCAAGGCCGCCTTCGAGCGCAGCCCGTACGCGGACCGCCCGCCCCACCGCATGGAGGCCCCGGTCCAGCTCACCCTCGCCGGCCGCGTCATCCGCGGCCGGATCGACGCCGTCTACAAGGCCACCGACGAGAACGGCGATGACGCCTACGAGATCGTCGACTGGAAGACCGGCCGGACCACCGAGGCCGATCCGCTCCAGCTCGCCGTCTACCGCCTGGCCTGGGCCGAGGCCACGAACACCCCGCTCGACCGGGTCGCCGCAGCCTTCCTCCACGTCCGCAGCGGCCGTGTGATCCGCCCGCGCAACCTCCCCGGCAGAGCCCGTCTTGAGCGGATCCTCCAAGGCGAATCGGGCCCCGACGGTGACCACCAGGCGGACGGCTAG
- a CDS encoding UvrD-helicase domain-containing protein — translation MRTGPERVDPPVLDAAQRAVVDHPGGPLLVLAGPGTGKTTTLVEAVAARVEAGTDPSRILILTFSRKAAVELRDRAALRLGGARAPQATTFHSFCYGLVRAHQDTDLFADPLRLLSGPEQDVMVRTLLEGQRRIRSIRWPDDLRAALTTRGFADEVRAVLARARELGLGPTALADFADRIGRPDWKAAAAFLSEYLDVLDIQGTLDYAELLHRAVLLAERTPSLASAYDAIFVDEYQDTDASQLRLLRALTGRGGTLVAFGDPDQSIYAFRGADINNVLDFESAFPGAQVRALTVGRRSGAALLEATRLLTTRMPLPRLPAAAVRAHRALRATREGGRVEVFTYPTAGAELDNIADILRRAHLEDGVPWQDMAVLVRAGGRTLPAMRRALIAAGVPVETDGTDTPLRHEPAVAPLLTALRLTATPPPATAGEPAPEPDPEAASLGGPGLQRDLAAAAAGLALPAAAGVLRGVPAPEPHDPGASPEPGPAPEPHDPGASPEAGPAPEPHDPGASPEAGPAPEPHDPGASPEAGPAGPSAPADGPLTAAAAGQAVPAADLADGSPAAGRARPAAAGVPGPAVADGPSAEAAPADGPREADLAVAGGPAPEPQHADADAAPAAGAAPTAVADPAAEAEPGGPGAAYGSETDEGVEAALMLLASPLGGMDSADLRRLGRALRDEERAAGVKVPAPSDVLLARALAEPERLTAHDPAYARGAQRLGLLLRKARELLQGGGTAEEALWILWDGTPWPDRLERQARRGGPAGRNADRDLDAVCALFDTAARAEERTGGSGALNFLEQLEAEDIAADTLTARTTRPDAVRLMTAHRSKGLEWSLVVVAGVQEGLWPDLRRRGSLLEADRIGRDGLAEPLTPGALLAEERRLFYVAATRARDRLVVTAVKAPAEDGDQPSRLLTELGVTPKDVTGRPRRPLAVPALVAELRATTVDPDASPALRDAAARRLARLAALTDDEDRPLVPAAHPQRWWGLYEPTRSSVPLRDRDRPVALSGSALDQLANTCSLQWFLGREVKADAPSTAAQGFGNVVHVLADEVASGRTPADLAVLMERLDTVWDALAFDAPWKSAQEKENARAALERFLRWHTTDRGGREAVATEHEFDVTLEAGDVAVRVRGSMDRVEADPQGRAYVVDFKTGKSAPTKDEVARHPQLAVYQLAVREGAVDEVFDGVRPAPGGAELVQLRQGAAQRDGGETVPRVQAQQPLDGEWVGDLLATAAGRVLDERFAPAAGRHCDHCSFRSSCSARPEGRQTVE, via the coding sequence GTGCGCACCGGGCCGGAACGGGTGGATCCCCCTGTGCTGGACGCAGCGCAGCGGGCTGTGGTTGACCATCCGGGCGGACCACTGCTCGTGCTGGCCGGACCGGGCACCGGGAAGACGACCACGCTGGTCGAGGCCGTCGCCGCCCGCGTCGAAGCGGGTACGGACCCCTCCCGGATCCTGATCCTCACCTTCAGCCGCAAGGCGGCGGTCGAACTGCGCGACCGGGCCGCCCTGCGGCTCGGCGGTGCGCGCGCCCCGCAGGCCACCACCTTCCACTCCTTCTGCTACGGCCTGGTCCGCGCCCACCAGGACACCGACCTCTTCGCCGACCCGCTGCGGCTGCTGTCCGGCCCCGAGCAGGACGTGATGGTCCGCACCCTCCTGGAGGGCCAGCGCCGGATCCGCTCGATCCGCTGGCCGGACGACCTGCGGGCCGCGCTGACCACGCGCGGTTTCGCCGACGAGGTCCGGGCGGTCCTCGCCCGCGCCCGCGAGCTGGGCCTCGGCCCCACGGCCCTCGCCGACTTCGCCGACCGCATCGGCCGCCCCGACTGGAAGGCCGCGGCGGCCTTCCTCTCCGAGTACCTCGACGTCCTGGACATACAGGGCACGCTGGACTACGCGGAACTCCTGCACCGCGCGGTCCTCCTCGCCGAGCGGACGCCGTCGCTGGCCTCGGCCTACGACGCGATCTTCGTGGACGAGTACCAGGACACGGACGCCTCGCAGCTGCGGCTGCTGCGGGCCCTGACCGGGCGCGGCGGCACGCTGGTCGCCTTCGGCGATCCGGACCAGTCGATCTACGCCTTCCGCGGCGCCGACATCAACAACGTGCTGGACTTCGAGTCCGCCTTCCCCGGCGCGCAGGTCAGGGCCCTGACGGTGGGCCGCCGCTCCGGCGCGGCCCTCCTGGAGGCGACCCGCCTGCTCACGACCCGCATGCCGCTGCCCCGCCTCCCCGCGGCCGCGGTCCGCGCGCACCGCGCCCTCCGGGCCACGCGGGAGGGCGGCCGGGTGGAGGTCTTCACGTACCCGACGGCCGGCGCCGAGCTGGACAACATCGCCGACATCCTGCGCCGGGCCCACCTGGAGGACGGCGTGCCGTGGCAGGACATGGCCGTCCTGGTCCGCGCCGGCGGCCGCACCCTCCCGGCGATGCGCCGCGCCCTGATCGCGGCGGGAGTCCCGGTCGAGACCGACGGCACGGACACCCCCCTCCGCCACGAACCGGCCGTGGCCCCCCTCCTGACGGCCCTCCGCCTCACCGCCACCCCGCCCCCCGCCACTGCGGGCGAGCCCGCCCCGGAGCCGGACCCGGAGGCCGCCTCCCTCGGCGGGCCAGGCCTGCAGCGTGACCTCGCGGCCGCGGCCGCGGGCCTCGCCCTGCCCGCTGCCGCGGGCGTCCTGCGGGGCGTTCCCGCCCCGGAGCCGCACGACCCCGGCGCGTCCCCCGAACCCGGGCCCGCCCCGGAGCCGCACGACCCCGGCGCGTCCCCCGAAGCCGGGCCCGCCCCGGAGCCGCACGACCCCGGCGCGTCCCCCGAAGCCGGGCCCGCCCCGGAGCCGCACGACCCCGGCGCGTCCCCCGAAGCCGGGCCCGCCGGCCCGTCCGCCCCGGCCGACGGCCCGTTGACCGCTGCTGCCGCAGGCCAGGCCGTTCCGGCGGCGGACCTCGCCGACGGATCCCCGGCCGCAGGCCGGGCCCGGCCCGCTGCCGCGGGCGTCCCGGGCCCGGCCGTCGCGGACGGCCCGTCCGCGGAGGCTGCACCGGCCGACGGCCCGCGAGAGGCGGACCTCGCTGTCGCGGGCGGGCCCGCCCCGGAGCCGCAGCACGCGGACGCGGACGCCGCCCCGGCCGCAGGCGCCGCACCGACTGCCGTCGCCGACCCGGCCGCCGAGGCCGAGCCGGGCGGGCCCGGTGCGGCGTACGGGTCCGAGACCGACGAGGGGGTCGAGGCCGCGCTCATGCTGCTCGCCTCGCCGCTCGGCGGGATGGACTCCGCCGATCTGCGGCGGCTCGGCCGCGCCCTGCGCGACGAGGAGCGCGCCGCGGGCGTCAAGGTGCCCGCGCCCTCCGACGTCCTGCTCGCCCGCGCCCTCGCCGAGCCCGAGCGCCTCACCGCGCACGACCCCGCCTACGCCCGCGGCGCGCAGCGCCTCGGCCTGCTCCTGCGCAAGGCCCGCGAGCTCCTCCAGGGCGGCGGCACAGCCGAAGAGGCCCTGTGGATCCTCTGGGACGGCACGCCATGGCCCGACCGGCTGGAACGCCAGGCCCGCCGCGGCGGCCCGGCCGGCCGCAACGCCGACCGCGACCTCGACGCCGTCTGCGCCCTCTTCGACACCGCCGCCCGCGCCGAGGAGCGCACCGGCGGCAGCGGCGCGCTCAACTTCCTCGAACAACTGGAGGCGGAGGACATCGCCGCCGACACGTTGACGGCCCGCACCACCCGCCCCGACGCGGTCCGGCTGATGACCGCCCACCGCTCCAAGGGCCTGGAGTGGTCCCTCGTCGTCGTCGCGGGCGTCCAGGAGGGCCTGTGGCCCGACCTCCGCCGCCGCGGCTCCCTCCTGGAGGCCGACCGCATCGGCCGCGACGGCCTCGCCGAACCCCTCACCCCCGGCGCCCTCCTCGCCGAGGAACGACGCCTCTTCTACGTCGCCGCCACCCGCGCCCGCGACCGCCTCGTCGTCACCGCCGTCAAGGCCCCCGCCGAGGACGGCGACCAGCCCTCCCGCCTGCTCACCGAGCTCGGAGTCACCCCGAAGGACGTCACCGGCCGGCCCCGCCGCCCCCTCGCCGTCCCGGCGCTCGTCGCCGAGCTGCGCGCCACCACCGTCGACCCGGACGCCTCGCCCGCCCTGCGCGACGCCGCCGCCCGCCGCCTCGCCCGCCTCGCCGCGCTCACCGACGACGAGGACCGCCCCCTGGTCCCCGCCGCGCACCCGCAGCGCTGGTGGGGCCTGTACGAGCCCACCCGCAGCAGCGTCCCGCTCCGCGACCGGGACCGGCCCGTCGCCCTCTCCGGCAGCGCCCTGGACCAGCTCGCCAACACCTGCTCCCTCCAGTGGTTCCTCGGCCGCGAGGTCAAGGCCGACGCACCGTCCACCGCCGCCCAGGGCTTCGGCAACGTCGTCCACGTCCTCGCCGACGAGGTCGCCTCCGGCCGCACCCCCGCCGACCTGGCGGTCCTCATGGAACGCCTCGACACGGTGTGGGACGCCCTCGCCTTCGACGCACCCTGGAAATCGGCCCAGGAGAAGGAGAACGCCCGCGCCGCCCTCGAACGCTTCCTGCGCTGGCACACCACCGACCGCGGGGGCCGGGAGGCCGTGGCCACGGAGCACGAGTTCGACGTCACGCTCGAAGCCGGCGACGTCGCCGTCCGCGTCCGCGGCTCCATGGACCGCGTCGAGGCGGACCCGCAGGGGCGCGCGTATGTCGTGGACTTCAAGACCGGGAAGTCCGCGCCCACCAAGGACGAGGTCGCCCGCCACCCCCAGCTCGCCGTCTACCAGCTCGCCGTCCGCGAGGGCGCCGTCGACGAGGTCTTCGACGGAGTGCGCCCCGCACCCGGCGGCGCCGAGCTCGTCCAGCTCCGCCAGGGCGCCGCGCAGCGCGACGGCGGCGAAACGGTCCCCAGGGTCCAGGCCCAGCAGCCGCTCGACGGGGAGTGGGTCGGCGACCTGCTCGCCACCGCCGCCGGCCGGGTCCTGGACGAGCGGTTCGCGCCCGCCGCGGGCCGCCACTGCGACCACTGCTCCTTCCGCAGCTCGTGCAGCGCCCGCCCGGAGGGCCGCCAGACCGTCGAGTGA
- a CDS encoding MGMT family protein has product MSEELPAYAERVLEAVERIPPGRVMTYGDVAEWLDEGGPRQVGRVMALYGGAVPWWRVVRSDGLPLPGHEARALEHYRAEATPLRLTTGGDPRLDMRRARWDGSPAQDGGEDPGEVPGRDG; this is encoded by the coding sequence ATGAGTGAGGAGCTGCCCGCGTACGCGGAGCGCGTACTGGAGGCCGTCGAGCGTATTCCGCCCGGCCGGGTGATGACATACGGGGACGTCGCCGAATGGCTCGACGAGGGAGGGCCGCGCCAGGTCGGGCGTGTCATGGCACTGTACGGGGGAGCCGTGCCCTGGTGGCGCGTGGTGCGGTCGGACGGCCTGCCGCTGCCCGGCCACGAGGCGCGCGCCCTGGAGCACTACCGGGCGGAGGCCACGCCGCTGCGCCTGACGACCGGCGGCGATCCCCGCCTGGACATGCGCCGGGCACGCTGGGACGGATCCCCCGCACAGGACGGCGGCGAGGACCCCGGAGAGGTCCCCGGACGGGACGGCTGA